A region of Immundisolibacter sp. DNA encodes the following proteins:
- the thiS gene encoding sulfur carrier protein ThiS: MDIVVNGTVRAAGDTLTVAQLVAELGLTGKRLAVEVNRDIVPRGNHAGHVLRDGDRIEIIHAIGGG; the protein is encoded by the coding sequence TTGGACATCGTCGTCAATGGAACCGTCCGTGCGGCCGGCGACACCCTTACCGTGGCGCAACTGGTTGCCGAGCTGGGCCTCACCGGCAAACGCCTGGCGGTGGAGGTGAACCGCGACATCGTGCCACGCGGCAACCATGCCGGACACGTGCTGCGCGACGGCGACCGCATCGAAATCATCCACGCCATCGGTGGCGGCTGA
- the apaG gene encoding Co2+/Mg2+ efflux protein ApaG, producing the protein MNIPHDPPHDVAVDVRTQYLAEQSDPLHGRYVFAYTVTITNHGATPARLVARHWIITDAEDNTQEVRGLGVIGQHPHLEPGESFTYTSGTVLDTPTGFMHGSYQMVSDDGAEFDAPIPPFHLAAPHSLH; encoded by the coding sequence ATGAACATTCCCCACGACCCCCCGCACGACGTCGCCGTCGATGTCCGCACGCAGTACCTGGCCGAGCAGTCGGACCCGCTGCATGGCCGCTATGTGTTCGCCTACACGGTGACCATCACCAACCACGGCGCAACACCGGCGCGGCTGGTCGCGCGCCACTGGATCATCACCGACGCCGAGGACAACACACAGGAGGTGCGCGGCCTGGGCGTGATCGGTCAGCATCCGCACCTGGAGCCCGGCGAGTCGTTCACGTATACCAGCGGCACAGTGCTCGACACGCCGACCGGGTTCATGCATGGCAGCTACCAGATGGTGAGCGACGATGGCGCCGAGTTCGACGCGCCGATCCCGCCGTTTCACCTGGCGGCACCGCACAGCCTCCACTAG
- a CDS encoding thymidylate synthase has product MQQYLNLMRTVLDHGVRKSDRTGTGTLSVFGHQSRYDLADGFPLLTTKKLHVKSIIHELLWFLRGDTNVGYLRERGVSIWDEWADQNGDLGPVYGYQWRSWPDYAGGHIDQIGAVIERIRRDPDSRRLLVSAWNPAQVDAMRLPPCHVLFQFYVADGRLSCQLYQRSADIFLGVPFNIASYALLTQMVAHVTGLAPGEFIHTLGDAHLYLNHLDQAREQLARTPRPLPQMQIRRPVESIFELAYDDFELLGYDPLPRIAAPVAV; this is encoded by the coding sequence ATGCAGCAATATCTGAATCTGATGCGCACGGTGCTGGACCATGGCGTGCGCAAGTCCGACCGAACCGGGACCGGCACGCTGAGCGTGTTCGGCCACCAGTCGCGCTACGACCTGGCCGATGGGTTTCCACTGCTGACCACCAAGAAGCTGCACGTCAAATCCATCATCCACGAACTGCTGTGGTTTCTGCGCGGCGACACCAACGTCGGCTACCTGCGCGAGCGTGGCGTCAGTATCTGGGACGAGTGGGCGGACCAGAACGGCGACCTTGGCCCGGTTTACGGCTACCAGTGGCGCTCCTGGCCGGACTATGCCGGTGGCCACATTGACCAGATCGGTGCCGTTATCGAGCGCATTCGTCGCGACCCCGATTCGCGCCGGCTGCTGGTCAGCGCCTGGAACCCGGCGCAGGTGGACGCCATGCGCCTGCCGCCGTGCCATGTTCTGTTCCAGTTTTATGTGGCCGATGGCCGGCTGTCCTGCCAGCTGTACCAGCGCAGCGCCGACATCTTTCTGGGCGTGCCGTTCAACATTGCGTCGTACGCGTTGCTGACGCAGATGGTGGCACACGTCACCGGGCTCGCGCCGGGCGAGTTCATACATACTCTGGGTGACGCGCACCTGTACCTGAACCATCTGGACCAGGCGCGCGAGCAACTGGCCCGCACGCCACGCCCGCTGCCGCAGATGCAGATACGCCGACCGGTGGAATCCATCTTCGAGCTTGCCTACGACGACTTCGAACTGCTGGGTTACGACCCGCTTCCACGTATCGCCGCCCCGGTTGCCGTGTGA
- a CDS encoding dihydrofolate reductase, which yields MTAPVEVILVVAVAEGGVIGRDGALPWHLPADLKHFRELTLGRPVIMGRATYQSIGKPLPQRRNIVLSRQADFAPPGVEVVASLADAYHLVAGEPQAMIIGGATVYAQALVAASAVELTEVHARLPGDTHFPPLQSPWQVTAREDHPADERNVYAYSFVTYRKR from the coding sequence GTGACGGCACCGGTTGAAGTGATTTTGGTGGTGGCGGTGGCCGAAGGTGGTGTCATCGGCCGTGACGGCGCGCTGCCCTGGCATCTGCCAGCCGACCTGAAGCATTTTCGCGAGTTGACGCTCGGCAGGCCGGTCATCATGGGGCGGGCGACCTATCAGTCCATCGGCAAACCGCTGCCCCAGCGGCGCAACATCGTGCTCAGTCGCCAGGCCGATTTCGCGCCGCCCGGCGTAGAGGTAGTCGCATCGCTGGCCGACGCTTATCACCTCGTCGCAGGCGAGCCTCAGGCCATGATTATCGGTGGCGCCACCGTGTACGCGCAGGCGCTTGTCGCGGCCAGTGCGGTCGAACTCACCGAGGTGCACGCCAGGTTGCCCGGCGATACGCACTTTCCGCCGCTTCAGTCGCCGTGGCAGGTAACGGCGCGTGAAGATCACCCCGCCGACGAGCGCAACGTGTACGCCTACAGCTTTGTGACTTATCGCAAGCGCTGA
- a CDS encoding arylsulfatase gives MTIGRIHKIGQLLVCLVAAGIYGGALAAARPNVLIIVADDMGYSDWGGFGGEIRTPNLDALADQGRRFTQFYTAATCSPTRAMLLTGIDHHLVGLSTMEELLQPNQRGVPGYEGYLNRRAVTLPELLHDGGYTTLVSGKWHLGMGLEQDPSRFGFDRSFVMLRGAASHFGDQAPYAIDYAPIYRENGHPVQIPASFYSSDAYASKLIEWIEAKQDDTPLFAYLAFTAPHDPLHVPDEWLDKYAGRYDGGYDKLREQRLARARELGVVAQSVRASPRPPHVPAWDDLSQDEQRASARSMEIYAAMVENLDANVGRVLAAFKRKGIYDNTLIIFFSDNGANGITLQQNPLSAPGWVARNSDNRLQNLGKKGSRPSTGPGWAVASSSPFRLFKVFISEGGIRSPLIVAGPGVGKASPPDDAVLTVRDLMPTVLESAGLVAPDTYQKRAVLEVEGRSMWPLLKGEAPLVHPADESIGFELFGMRALRRGDWKITWISEPFAPPRWQLFNIADDPAETRDLAVEQPERLDALRREWDRYAAQVGVVLPDNSFFKGRK, from the coding sequence ATGACGATCGGAAGAATCCACAAGATTGGACAGCTGCTGGTTTGCTTGGTGGCAGCGGGCATTTATGGCGGCGCGTTGGCGGCGGCGCGGCCGAATGTTTTGATCATCGTTGCCGATGACATGGGCTATTCCGATTGGGGCGGGTTCGGTGGGGAGATTCGAACGCCGAACCTGGATGCCCTGGCCGACCAGGGTCGCCGCTTTACCCAGTTCTATACGGCGGCCACCTGTTCGCCGACCCGGGCCATGTTGCTGACCGGCATCGATCATCACCTCGTTGGCCTGAGCACCATGGAGGAGCTGCTACAGCCGAATCAACGCGGTGTGCCCGGCTACGAGGGTTACCTGAACAGGCGCGCAGTCACACTGCCCGAGCTGCTGCACGATGGCGGTTACACCACTCTGGTGTCCGGTAAATGGCATCTGGGGATGGGCCTGGAACAGGACCCCTCTCGGTTTGGATTCGATCGCTCATTCGTCATGTTGCGTGGCGCCGCCAGCCACTTCGGTGACCAGGCGCCCTATGCCATTGATTACGCGCCGATCTACCGCGAGAACGGACATCCAGTGCAGATTCCGGCCAGTTTCTATTCCTCGGACGCCTACGCCAGCAAGTTGATTGAGTGGATCGAGGCAAAGCAGGACGATACGCCGCTGTTCGCCTACCTGGCGTTTACCGCGCCCCACGATCCGCTGCATGTCCCGGACGAATGGCTGGACAAGTACGCTGGTCGCTATGACGGGGGCTACGACAAGTTGCGCGAACAGCGCCTGGCTCGGGCCAGGGAACTGGGCGTGGTAGCCCAGTCCGTGCGGGCGTCGCCGCGGCCACCGCATGTGCCAGCCTGGGACGATTTGAGCCAAGACGAGCAGCGCGCCTCGGCGCGGTCGATGGAGATCTACGCGGCCATGGTCGAGAACCTGGATGCCAACGTGGGTCGGGTGCTGGCGGCGTTCAAACGCAAAGGCATTTATGACAACACCCTGATCATTTTCTTTTCCGACAACGGCGCCAACGGCATCACGCTACAGCAGAACCCGCTCTCGGCGCCCGGCTGGGTGGCGCGTAATTCGGACAATCGGCTGCAGAACCTGGGCAAGAAAGGCTCACGGCCCTCGACCGGCCCCGGCTGGGCGGTGGCCTCGTCCAGTCCGTTTCGCCTGTTCAAAGTGTTCATCAGCGAGGGGGGCATCCGCTCACCGCTGATTGTCGCCGGACCGGGTGTTGGCAAGGCATCGCCGCCCGACGACGCGGTGCTGACGGTGCGCGACCTGATGCCCACTGTTCTGGAAAGTGCCGGACTGGTCGCGCCTGACACCTACCAGAAACGCGCCGTGTTAGAGGTTGAAGGGCGCTCCATGTGGCCGCTGCTCAAAGGCGAGGCCCCGCTGGTCCATCCCGCAGATGAAAGCATCGGCTTTGAACTGTTTGGCATGCGGGCGTTGCGCCGCGGCGACTGGAAAATTACCTGGATCAGCGAGCCATTTGCACCACCGCGCTGGCAGCTGTTCAACATCGCGGATGACCCCGCCGAGACACGCGACCTGGCCGTCGAGCAGCCCGAGCGGCTCGATGCCCTGCGGCGCGAGTGGGATCGGTACGCGGCGCAAGTCGGGGTGGTGTTACCGGACAACTCTTTCTTCAAGGGCAGGAAATGA
- a CDS encoding sulfite exporter TauE/SafE family protein: MILLAYLAVGALAGLIAGMLGLGGGVVIVPALALAFPLLGIPADVLMHLAIGTSLAVIVPTSMSSSYAHYRRGAVDGPLLRLMLPGLLTGAVLGGLLADTLPSDLLKRVFGAFVLAVSIQIFFNATAPGRRPLPRAAGLMVTSTVIGTASTLLGIGGGSLTVPFLTYCQVDMRRAVATSSACGLVLGVAGAATFLWAGRDHPGLPPGAWGYVYWPAFIGIAVASVATAPVGARLAHSLPVILLKRVFAVLLASAGIRLLGF, encoded by the coding sequence GTGATTCTGCTGGCATATCTGGCGGTCGGCGCGCTGGCCGGCTTGATCGCTGGCATGCTCGGCCTGGGCGGCGGCGTGGTCATCGTGCCGGCACTGGCGCTGGCTTTCCCGCTGCTTGGAATTCCCGCCGATGTACTGATGCATCTGGCAATCGGCACCTCGCTCGCGGTGATCGTTCCAACCTCGATGTCGTCGAGCTATGCGCACTACCGGCGCGGCGCGGTCGACGGGCCACTGCTGCGCCTCATGCTGCCGGGCTTACTCACTGGCGCTGTGCTGGGCGGCTTGTTGGCCGACACACTACCAAGCGACCTGCTGAAGCGCGTGTTTGGGGCGTTTGTGCTGGCGGTGTCGATCCAGATTTTCTTCAACGCGACTGCACCGGGACGACGACCATTACCCAGGGCCGCCGGGCTCATGGTGACCAGCACGGTCATTGGAACTGCCTCAACACTGCTGGGCATTGGTGGCGGCAGCCTGACGGTACCGTTCCTGACCTACTGCCAGGTGGACATGCGTCGGGCGGTAGCGACCTCGTCGGCCTGCGGTTTGGTATTGGGCGTGGCCGGCGCGGCGACGTTCCTGTGGGCCGGACGCGATCATCCGGGGTTACCCCCCGGCGCCTGGGGCTATGTCTACTGGCCGGCGTTTATCGGCATCGCCGTAGCCTCGGTGGCTACCGCCCCGGTGGGCGCCCGATTGGCGCACAGCCTGCCAGTGATCTTGCTAAAACGTGTGTTTGCCGTTTTGCTGGCCTCCGCCGGGATACGCCTGCTCGGCTTTTGA